The proteins below come from a single Tachypleus tridentatus isolate NWPU-2018 chromosome 13, ASM421037v1, whole genome shotgun sequence genomic window:
- the LOC143241105 gene encoding apicoplast pyruvate carrier 1-like produces MTAYGQLIVTSMEWFPEKKSIVIGILTSGYAATPLLMNNVQTFFVNPNNLEPASDGYFDDPDVLDTVPSVFLLMAGVHGCFLFVGLLLYSEPKSREVENSDEPEAVDLETIKPSCKESLTASNLDQKELDNTVDIKEVTNEKPSKPNSSIC; encoded by the exons ATGACTGCTTATGGCCAACTAATAGTCACTTCAATGGAG tgGTTTCCAGAGAAGAAAAGCATAGTAATAGGAATACTTACTTCAGGATATGCTGCTACTCCTCTTTTAATGAACAATGTACAAACGTTTTTCGTTAACCCTAACAACCTGGAGCCTGCGTCTGATGG ATACTTCGATGATCCTGATGTTTTAGACACAGTTCCTTCAGTGTTTTTGTTGATGGCAGGAGTACACGGCTGTTTTTTATTTGTGGGTTTGTTACTCTACAGTGAACCAAAGTCTCGTGAAGTTGAG AACTCGGATGAACCTGAAGCTGTCGACCTTGAAACAATCAAACCAAGTTGTAAAGAAAGTTTGACTGCTTCCAATCTGGACCAGAAAGAACTAGATAACACTGTGGACATCAAGGAAGTGACCAATGAGAAGCCCTCAAAACCAAACAGTTCTATCTGCTAG